From Chlamydia avium 10DC88:
AGGTATGGTGAGACAGTTAGGTACCTATCCTATAGCTAATCGAGGGTCGTCAAATAGTTCTGTCCCTTCTCCGATATCTTTATATCCTAAGGATATCTCTATAGAAAATAAACAGTTTTCACATTCTGTAGGTTTGTTCGCTGGGTTAGCAATTTTTACCTTGGCTATGGTTATTGTTGTTGTAGCATTAACTTGCTTAGCTCCTGGGATTCCTCAGTCTATTATTTTAGCTATAGCTCTGTCTGGTGTTTCTCTAGGCGGAATTTCTGCTATGAAAAATATAGTCTATAAAATCAGAGATGTTTTTTCTCCCCATATGTCTGAGAAACAGCGTATTAAGAGTGCCATGGGAGTGGGGATAGGATTTTCAGCTCTAGGATTTGCTATGAAAGTAGGAGGAATCTTTGTTCCTGGAGGATATGATGCTGTTGTCGGACGATTAGGAGGAAGTGCCTCTTCAGGAGGAACGAGTTCTTTATTTACGAGCCTCTCTCACTACATCTATGTCAAACATTTTCGTTCTCAAAAAGCAGCTTCTGGAGAGCCTCTGACGCGTATTGAAATCATGCAAGAAGCAAGAAAACTACATTACATTAGCTTGAGTTTATTGAGCTTAGGAACGGGATTTGCAATTCTGGGTATTGTTCTGGGTATCGTAGGTAGTTTGGTTGTAGGAGGAGTGCCTGCAGCAGTCCTACTGGTTCTCTCACCTCCTTTGATTTCTATTGGCATTGAATTTGTTTTAAGGACACTATTACATAGTAGTGTTGCTAAGTGGAAAAACTTTTTAGAATCTAGAAGAAAACAAGAATTATTTGTTGATTTTGGATTGAAAGATATACGTAATGAAGTTTTGTTAGGCGAAGATCTTGAGGAGAGTATTAGTATTAACAATCTTCATGAGGAAGGTACGCCTCAGTACGCAAATATCCAGGGAAAAGGGGGAGCTGGGATTTCTTCTGAGGAAATTAATCGTCGTTTGTCTTTAACAACACGTCAGAAGATATTATTTTCTCTTTCTGTGCTACTTTTAATCGCAGGAATTGCTGCAATTTTTGCTTCGGGATTTGCAGGGATGACTGCTATTCAGGTTCTTCTTGTATCTACTATAGGATCTACAGTTGCTTTTTCAGTACTCCCTATGGTTTCCTCAGGTTTCGCTCACAGTGTATTCCAAATGAAAGCGCGATTTAAAATTGCTCAAGCTCGTCGAAAAGAAAAACTTGAGAAACAACGGTTTCTTCGGCAACTTCCCAAAGATGTGGAAAAACTTTGTACAGAAGAAGAGATTAATCATCTTTGGGCAACTTTTGGATCTGATGTCATTGTAAATACCGAGGTTTCTATAAAGCGAGAACTGGATGCTTTTGATAAAGGGATTAGCACGCAAGGGAGTATATTCGCGGGGATTTTCCTTGTCTGTGGGATAGGTATCATGCTATTTGCTTTGATTCCTGCTCTCAGCCCTATTGTTGCAGGAATTTTAAAAATTGGTTCCACATTTTTGGTTATTAGCGGTGGGCTTTATCTAAAGCAGCTCTCGTCATGGATGTTCCTACAGCTAGTGAAATTACGCTACCGTTTGAATTTGCGTAGGGAGCAATTACACCACTTCACTTCGAAAAATGATATTTCTGACGAGAGCTTTATTCCTATCGATCCCGTGTTCGATGATCTAAATCCCGGGGATTTCGATGCTAGTGACAACAGTTCTGAATAAAATCTCATTTTTAGTTCTTTAGTTTTTCTTTATTTATTTTTAACAAAATTATTTTTGTGTTTTTATTTATTTTATTAATTTTTTTGTATGTTGATAAAATATGTTTATAAATAAAAATATTTTTTTAATATAAAAGGGGACGCATATGTCCGGGGTTAGTGGAATCAGTGGTGGGTCAGGAACAGGAAGAATTCCCCCTGAGAGAAATGGTGATGATGATAAGTCAGTTAATAAGGGAAGTATCGGTGGACATGAGGTGTCTTCACGAAGTTTCTCTGAATCATCTGAGAACAGCAGTTCCAATGTTCAGCAAAGAGCTCAAGAATTACTAAGTCAACGATTTGATGTGCGTTCTCCTGAGGAGCATGCAGACTATTTAGCTTCTCAAAATAGAGGAACAAATCCTGGATTTTTAAGTCGTATTTGGAAAGCAGTTAGAGATTTCTTCCGTCGACCACAACAACAACCCATGGAAATTTCTTCACCAAGACTTGTTGGTTATCGTAGTCGTGGATTAGAAATTCCAGCAAGACAGGAGTTTTTCTCGCGTTTAGTACGAGTTAGCTCTGATAACAGGCTTCCTTCCGATGAGGATATAAGTTCTGGAGATGAAGGTACTTCAAGGGAAGTATCTTCTACTGATATGGGCGAAAGTACAGCTACTACATCAGCAGCATCTTCAAAAATCTCTGGATCTAAATATCGTGAGAGGTTGTCTAATCTTGGAAGTAGGTTCTCCAGTTTCTTCAATACGGCATGGTCTAGAAGCGAGGAGCATACAGGACCTTTGGATCCCCAACATCTTATATCTCCTGAAGAGCTACGTGCAATGGCAGATAGTTATGAAAGATTATCTGGATATGCTACCGATGATTCTGAAAGACAACAGATGGCAGAGTTGGCCCGGGATTGCCGTGAAAGAGCAGAGTCACTAGATTCTTCCTCCGGAGGAGAGGAATTTGTACGCGTTGTAGGGAACTCTTCATTTTATGTAGAAGACGTAGAACGTGTGGTTCGCGGTGCTTCTGATAATGATCTTACACGGATTATGAAAGAGGCAGAAGAGGCAGAGCATATTCTAGGTGAGATTGATGAAGATGTTCGAGTTGTTCTGGAATCTGCAGATAGAGTAGTTTTACAATTAGAATCAGATCATTCATTAAGAAATCGCATTCGTGATGCATTGAGGAGATTAGGAGAAAGCATTGTCTCCATGTTAAATGTGATAAGAACAGTAATTGTTGGTTTATTCCGTTCCATGAAAAGAGGAATTGTCGCCCTGGGAGAAGCAATTACGCGATGCTGCCGCTATAATGAGGAAAGTAGAATATATGAAGAAGTAGCAGCTACGCAGAGTTCCGAAGGGGAATCACGATTAAGAAACATGGCAAACACTGTTAAAGAGCGTTTGCGTACTATCCTACGACAAAATAGCGATTCTATTTCGCTTTCTAGCAGGATAGTTGGCCTTTGGAGACGAGGTAGGCCAGATTCTGTTGTTTTAGGTGATGATAGTGTGATCGGTGGACAAGGATCTGACGGTTTATATGAAATTATGGACCTCTTCACACCCAATAGAAGAGGCGGAGTCCTAGGGAATTATGATGAAGAACCTCATTATCGGATACCTGATAGAATTCCTGTACCTCAAAGAGAACCAAATCCTTATGTAGGTGAAGAGCCTGAATCCTTTCCAGGTATACCGCTGTCAGGGATATATGACCATCCTCGTAGTCGTTTTATTTACGATATACCCCGTACTAGTGACTACGACACCCCTCGTTTTACGGGTAGAGAATCGGAGTATTTAGAAATAATTGGATCTGTTGATGGTGCTAGTGAAGAAAATATCTATGAAGAGCTCGAGGTATTTGGTGGGAACTCAGATGAAGGAGTAAAAGTAGAATTAGGAGTGACTCCCGGGTATGGAGCTGCGGCAAAAGCAGCTCTTATGTCAGATGGATTAGCAAGAGCACAAAAACGAGTACAGTTTCAGTTACAAGTCATGGTAGAGGAGTTTGATCCTGACCGTCCTCCTTCTACTATTGGTAATACGAATACATATTCTGCGCCATTGCGTAATAGTATGGGTGATGAAGAAAGCACATCTATCTTAGGAACCATAAGAAGAGCATTTGGAAATTTTCGCTCAAAAACGAATCAATAGATAAATAGTATTTAAAATACAAAAAGCTATAGAGAAATACTTTTCTATGGCTTTTTGTATTTTTATGATTTTAATTTTTTCATGTAGGCATCTTTCTTCTTATCTCAAATAACATGGAGAAGAAGATTCTTCTTTTGATAGCTATGATTTTTTCTTAGAGATGTTAAAAAGTAATATGTGTTCCTATGTGTAGGTAATTAGAGAAGGTGGATGAGGAGATTTCGCCTTTATAATTGCATAGGATTTTCATGTTGTGGAAGATTTGTGTTTCATTATTGATATTTGCTGCGAAAGCATTTCTGGCTACAGGGCTTCCTTGAGAGAGCCACGAGCCGTTGCTAGCGATTAGAGTGGTTAGGATTTTAGGGTATTGTCTGTACACAAGAGGTTGGTAGGAGAGATAGCATTTCCATAGGGAAGGAGCCGTGAAACTATCTTGTTTTATTTGTATAAAGATTCCTATGGGTAGTGCCAAAGTATGTAGGGGGGATTCTGTAGAAAATATTCGAGGATAGTCTCCTATTTCTTTACACTGGGATGTTCCTGAAGCGAAGGCCACAGCTTCCAGAAATGCTGCTAGGCTATAATTTTTTCGCATTAGGAAGATAAGAGTGGTTTCAAGTGTCGCAAGAAAGCTATGAGTATAGAATGTTCCTTGAGAAGATTTATTATTTTCGTAGTGACTAGAGAGTTTATGATCACCATAGTTGTAAGCTAAAGATCCTGTGGTGATGAGTTTCTTATGCATCCAAGGGAGCTGAATTTGCATTCCGGCGAGATAGCTTTTTGATGAGATTTTATTGTGAGTAACTTTTTCTTTGATATGCGTGAATTGCTGAGAGAATATGAAGGCGAGTTTTTGATTTGATATTGTTGTAGATGCAGGGACGACAGCATATCCTCCCGAGATCATATGGAATCCGTGGATATGATTTCTTGTACTTTGATGAATATTGGTGCCTAGGCCATAACCAGAGATGAAGAAGCTACTCTCTTCATCGGTGGGGGGGGGGGGGTAGTGGGATTTTGTAGTATATAGATTCCCCCACAAGGAGTTAGCAACTAAAGGAGTATTGTATTTAGGATTGGGAATGTAGTATTGAGTGGCGGTCCAGTCAGCATAAAGCATACGGTGAGAAGTATTTGCTGTATCTAGAGTTGTTCCTGCTGTTGTAGTATATTCTTCCCAATAGGGGGACCAGATGCCTTGATAGCCATAGTGTTGTGTGTCATTAATGGCTTCGATATTGAGATTGTCAATAGTAATTTTTTTTGTAGCATTATCACAGAGATAAAGGAAGGGAACTTTAGTAATGGAATTAGATAGGTCTACGTATTCATAGGGGTTTTCATTTTCATCATTAACTAAGGTTAAGTTTCCTGAAATTGTTACAGTGGGGTTGTTATCCTCAGTATATGTAGTAGTGTTATCAGTAGTAGTACTACTAGGATAGATCCATATTTTTGGAGCTTGTGCGTCTTCTTTGAGTAGAGAGGGCAGATTAAGAGAGAGCTTTGTAATTTCTAAGTTGCAATTTTCTGTGGTAGTATTAGACCCTGCTTGTTTTTCTGTTCTGATTATTCCTTGATTTCCTAGACGTAAGAACCCTTCAGTTTGTGTCAAAGAATATAGGGCTAGGCAGGCTCGGTCTTCTACAGCCAGTGTCCCATAAGCGATTTGATTTGTATTTTGTAAATAGCTTGTATAATCTGCTTCTTGTGGTGATGCATCTGGAACATTAGCTCCCGAAAGAAGAACGGTCCCTAAATGGTAAGTTTCTGGATTAATAGTTACGGATGCTGATGGGGTCGTGTTTTCAATAGGATCATAAAAAACAATACAATATCCTTTTCGTGATCCAATTTTTAAGTCGAGATATTCTGTAGTACTGATGGCATTTCTATAATATTTATCAGTTGTTGAAGTGAAGTTTCTATTAAAGATGATATCACCATAGTCTGCTGACAAATAAAATTCTGCTGCTGCGTTTTCCTGCCCTTGATTTATTAAAGCTCCTCCTTGTTGTGAGTTATTATTTGAAAATAATATAGGACCGTTATCGCGAATTGTGAGGTTTTTAGTATAAATCCCACCGCCGAGTTTTACAGCAATATTATTGGTGAAAGTAATTGTTTTGCGATTATTTATTATATTACAAGAATCAATACAGTAAATAGCGCCGCCTCCTGCTCCTGTCTCCCTATTACTAACACAGTAATTGTTGGAGAAAGTAATTAATTCGTCATTGTCAGAAATTATTAATGTCTCTGCATAAATGCACCCATTATTTCCCCCTTGGTTATTCTTAAATGTAATGGGGGCATGGTTTTGTGTTATAGTTACAGTCTTTATCGCTCCTATACTTCCTCCCCTGCCATATTTGTTAGATTGATGATTGGACCAGTTACATTTATTATTTTGAAATGTTATTTCCCCATAGTTATTGCTGATCGTTATATTATTACGTGCATAGAGTGCCCCTCCTTCATCTGTTGCGATATTATTTAGAAAATGTATAGGGCCTTGATTATTAGAGATATCGATATTTATAGCTCGTATAGCTCCTGCATTTTTATAGATGCCTGAGGATCCTGCTATATTTTCCATAAAGCAACATAGCTGTTGATTATTCGAGATGACGCAATTGTTTAGGCAGTAGATAGCACCCCCATTTCCTATAGTGTGGTTTGCTTGGAAGATCACAGGGCCAGGATTATTTATAATACTGAGATTATTTACAGCAATGCCTCCGCCTCCTTCCTCTTGTGACTGTGAAAACTGACCTCTTATATAGAAATAGTCGTTGTTAGAGATCTCGAAGTCTACACTTGTATCATTTAGTTTTCCTAGAGTTTTAGATGAAAGATAGGAAAAATAGGAATCCTCGAGATTTTCGATATCAAAAGATTCAGATGATGCATAATCATTTGCTAGGATATTGTGCGGATAAAATGTAGTCAAACAACTGAGTAAAACAAGAGAACAAGCGTAGGAGCGCATAATTGGATAACTAACAACCAGAGAATCACGTACTATACGTCTCTATAACGTATGTCTGATAAGTTGTCTAGGTGTTTATTTGTAATTATTTTTCTGTTTTTGAATAGCTTTATTTTTGTATTTATAAGAGAAGAAAGTTTATAAAAATGGAGAGAAAGATCCCTAGGGCAAAGAACCTTTCTCTCACTAGTGGCTAGAATATGCTTTGAATTCCAGTGATTATACGATGATTGATAGATGCTTGTTTGGAATTGTAAACATAATCTATGTATCCTGTAATTCGTTGAGAAAACTGAATATCATCGTGTAATTGTAATAAGAATCCGTTACGTGTTAAGGGGATCCCTCGTATAGTGAAGGTTTCACTATTAGTTATGATTGTCATATTAGTGTGAGGGTTGGTTCGGTAGACATCAGGTTTATAAGCAAATTTCAACATGAGTGTCGATGGAGCTCGTTTAAATGGAGTATACCATGTTGAAACAAATCCTACGGGAAGGGAGAGATTATGTCCCTTGCCTCGGGAGAATTTTCTAGCTAAACTTCCGCTTTCTTGAAATGCGCTTTGCCATCCTCCGAAACATTCAGCAGAGATAAACCCAGTGAGATGGAATTGCTCAGCAAGTATTTGTGTGATGTCAAACCATAGAAGAAATGGGTGATTCACAGAGACGGAAACATAATAGACGTTATTATACCAAGTGGCTTGAGATTGCAAAGGAGTCTGCAGGTAAGATCTTGAATAGTTTGTGGTCATGTGGTTTTTAGCATAGACATATGCGGATTCCCAAGCAAAATGGATTTCTCT
This genomic window contains:
- a CDS encoding polymorphic outer membrane protein middle domain-containing protein, whose translation is MRSYACSLVLLSCLTTFYPHNILANDYASSESFDIENLEDSYFSYLSSKTLGKLNDTSVDFEISNNDYFYIRGQFSQSQEEGGGGIAVNNLSIINNPGPVIFQANHTIGNGGAIYCLNNCVISNNQQLCCFMENIAGSSGIYKNAGAIRAINIDISNNQGPIHFLNNIATDEGGALYARNNITISNNYGEITFQNNKCNWSNHQSNKYGRGGSIGAIKTVTITQNHAPITFKNNQGGNNGCIYAETLIISDNDELITFSNNYCVSNRETGAGGGAIYCIDSCNIINNRKTITFTNNIAVKLGGGIYTKNLTIRDNGPILFSNNNSQQGGALINQGQENAAAEFYLSADYGDIIFNRNFTSTTDKYYRNAISTTEYLDLKIGSRKGYCIVFYDPIENTTPSASVTINPETYHLGTVLLSGANVPDASPQEADYTSYLQNTNQIAYGTLAVEDRACLALYSLTQTEGFLRLGNQGIIRTEKQAGSNTTTENCNLEITKLSLNLPSLLKEDAQAPKIWIYPSSTTTDNTTTYTEDNNPTVTISGNLTLVNDENENPYEYVDLSNSITKVPFLYLCDNATKKITIDNLNIEAINDTQHYGYQGIWSPYWEEYTTTAGTTLDTANTSHRMLYADWTATQYYIPNPKYNTPLVANSLWGNLYTTKSHYPPPPTDEESSFFISGYGLGTNIHQSTRNHIHGFHMISGGYAVVPASTTISNQKLAFIFSQQFTHIKEKVTHNKISSKSYLAGMQIQLPWMHKKLITTGSLAYNYGDHKLSSHYENNKSSQGTFYTHSFLATLETTLIFLMRKNYSLAAFLEAVAFASGTSQCKEIGDYPRIFSTESPLHTLALPIGIFIQIKQDSFTAPSLWKCYLSYQPLVYRQYPKILTTLIASNGSWLSQGSPVARNAFAANINNETQIFHNMKILCNYKGEISSSTFSNYLHIGTHITF